A genomic region of Xanthomonas fragariae contains the following coding sequences:
- the coaBC gene encoding bifunctional phosphopantothenoylcysteine decarboxylase/phosphopantothenate--cysteine ligase CoaBC: protein MIGSTQARPLDGQRLLLCVGGGIAAYKSLELVRRLRDAGAQVQVAMTSGAQQFVTPLSFQALSGQPTRTTLWDSAAEQAMGHIELARWADQVIVAPATADLLARLAHGLADDLVTTLCLATTAPLTVAPAMNHRMWLHPATQANVATLRARSVSVVGPDDGPLAEGESGPGRLAEPAAIIAALAGSAASGSVAQVGSKSVAARAFVPSSAQLDGLRIVISAGPTFEDLDPVRYMGNRSSGKMGYALAAAAARQGADVVLVSGPVHQITPAGVQRIDVRSAAQMHDAVLGAFPADIYIGAAAVADYTPKRVVAQKIKKTGETLTLELVRTPDILSEVASQTGALKLVVGFAAETHDVEHYARGKLVAKRLDLIIANQVGIEGGGFESDNNAATAYWQGGQCAFPSSSKTALADQLLALIAERLQA from the coding sequence GTGATCGGCTCCACTCAGGCCCGCCCCCTGGACGGACAGCGCTTGCTGCTGTGCGTCGGCGGAGGCATCGCCGCTTACAAATCGCTCGAACTGGTCCGTCGCCTGCGCGACGCCGGTGCACAGGTGCAGGTCGCCATGACCAGCGGCGCACAGCAGTTCGTCACCCCGCTCAGTTTCCAGGCATTGTCCGGGCAACCCACCCGCACCACGCTGTGGGACAGCGCCGCCGAGCAGGCGATGGGGCATATCGAACTGGCCCGCTGGGCCGATCAGGTGATCGTCGCTCCGGCCACCGCCGACCTGCTGGCGCGTCTGGCGCATGGCCTGGCCGACGATCTGGTCACCACCCTGTGCTTGGCCACGACCGCACCACTGACCGTGGCCCCGGCAATGAACCACCGCATGTGGCTGCACCCGGCCACCCAGGCCAACGTTGCCACCTTGCGCGCGCGCAGCGTGAGCGTGGTCGGCCCGGACGATGGCCCGCTGGCCGAAGGCGAATCCGGTCCTGGCCGACTGGCCGAGCCGGCGGCGATCATTGCCGCCCTGGCCGGCAGTGCTGCTAGCGGCAGCGTTGCGCAGGTCGGCTCCAAGAGCGTAGCTGCGCGGGCCTTCGTGCCCAGCAGCGCGCAGTTGGATGGCTTGCGCATCGTGATCAGCGCCGGCCCCACCTTCGAGGACCTGGACCCGGTGCGCTACATGGGCAACCGCAGCAGCGGCAAGATGGGCTACGCGCTGGCCGCCGCCGCTGCGCGCCAGGGCGCCGATGTGGTGCTGGTCAGCGGGCCGGTGCATCAAATCACCCCGGCAGGCGTGCAGCGGATCGATGTGCGCTCGGCCGCGCAGATGCACGATGCGGTACTGGGCGCGTTCCCGGCCGACATCTACATCGGGGCCGCTGCAGTGGCCGACTACACTCCCAAGCGGGTGGTTGCGCAGAAGATCAAGAAGACCGGCGAGACACTGACCCTGGAATTGGTGCGCACCCCGGATATCCTCTCGGAGGTCGCCTCGCAGACCGGCGCGCTGAAACTGGTGGTCGGTTTTGCCGCCGAAACGCATGACGTGGAGCACTATGCACGTGGCAAGCTGGTGGCCAAGCGGCTGGATCTGATCATCGCCAACCAAGTGGGGATCGAAGGCGGCGGCTTCGAAAGCGACAACAACGCTGCGACTGCGTATTGGCAGGGTGGCCAGTGCGCGTTCCCCAGTAGCAGCAAGACCGCATTGGCCGACCAACTGCTGGCCCTCATCGCGGAGAGATTGCAGGCATGA
- the dut gene encoding dUTP diphosphatase produces the protein MSTSTQSLQVKLLDPRFGDLWPLPAYATECSAGMDLRAALEAPMTLEPGDAALIPSGIAIHLSDPQVCAVILPRSGLGHRHGIVLGNGTGLIDADYQGPLLISTWNRGREAFTIEPGDRIAQLVILPIVRVGLQVVDTFVDSARGAGGFGHTGVR, from the coding sequence ATGAGCACCTCAACCCAGTCCTTGCAGGTGAAGTTGCTCGACCCACGCTTCGGCGACCTGTGGCCGCTGCCGGCCTACGCCACCGAATGCAGCGCCGGCATGGACCTGCGCGCCGCGCTGGAAGCGCCGATGACGCTGGAGCCTGGCGATGCGGCCCTGATTCCCAGCGGTATCGCAATTCATTTGTCCGATCCACAGGTGTGCGCGGTGATCCTGCCGCGCTCCGGCCTGGGCCATCGCCACGGCATCGTGCTCGGCAACGGCACCGGCCTGATCGATGCCGATTACCAGGGCCCGCTGTTGATCAGCACCTGGAATCGCGGCCGCGAGGCCTTCACCATCGAGCCAGGTGATCGCATAGCACAGCTAGTGATCCTGCCGATCGTGCGCGTGGGCTTGCAAGTGGTGGATACTTTCGTCGACAGCGCGCGGGGAGCGGGTGGGTTCGGCCACACCGGCGTGCGCTGA